In Kitasatospora gansuensis, a genomic segment contains:
- a CDS encoding NuoI/complex I 23 kDa subunit family protein, with protein MKLPGSGLAKGLAVTLRTMTKKTVTAQYPEVQPDLAPRTRGVIALLEENCTVCMLCARECPDWCIYIDSHKETLPAADPNARARTRNVLDRFAIDFSLCMYCGICIEVCPFDALFWSPEFEYAETDILELTHERDRLREWMWTVPAPPALDPAAEEPKEIAMARKAADKAHAALQKGDES; from the coding sequence ATGAAGCTCCCCGGCAGCGGCCTGGCCAAGGGCCTGGCCGTCACCCTCCGCACCATGACCAAGAAGACGGTCACCGCGCAGTACCCCGAGGTGCAGCCCGACCTCGCCCCGCGTACCCGGGGTGTGATCGCGCTGCTGGAGGAGAACTGCACGGTCTGCATGCTCTGCGCCCGGGAGTGCCCGGACTGGTGCATCTACATCGACTCCCACAAGGAGACGCTGCCCGCCGCCGACCCGAACGCCCGGGCCCGTACCCGCAACGTGCTGGACCGGTTCGCGATCGACTTCTCGCTCTGCATGTACTGCGGGATCTGCATCGAGGTCTGCCCGTTCGACGCGCTGTTCTGGTCCCCGGAGTTCGAGTACGCCGAGACCGACATCCTGGAGCTGACCCACGAGCGGGACCGGCTCCGGGAGTGGATGTGGACGGTGCCCGCACCGCCCGCGCTCGACCCGGCGGCCGAGGAGCCCAAGGAGATCGCGATGGCCCGCAAGGCCGCCGACAAGGCGCACGCGGCCCTGCAGAAGGGTGACGAGTCGTGA
- a CDS encoding sensor histidine kinase — protein MMKETPDRPPLYGAKLWRQVQHLLLNLPLGLAGFTFTVTLLSVGLALAVTVVGLPLLAAGLAGCRLFGQFARRRCALALDLEMTEAPPVRATRPGIAGRVSAALTDALGWRSALYAVLLLPWGIISFTLTVVLVLVGWPLLPWAARFLSAVDRILVDSLLSPNPLSARVRELEDDRGAVVDTAAADLRRIERDLHDGAQARLVALAMDLGLAKEKLTEDPEAAAEMVGAAHGEVKLALQELRDLARGIHPAVLTDRGLDAALSAIAARCTVPEGVTVHVDLPGRPDSAVEGIAYFTVSELLTNISKHAGARSASVEVWQAADRLMLLVKDDGKGGAASYPGSGLAGLTERIGAVDGLLLVDSPAGGPTAVTVELPWRTRVSR, from the coding sequence ATGATGAAGGAGACCCCGGACCGTCCCCCGCTCTACGGGGCGAAGCTCTGGCGCCAGGTACAGCACCTACTGCTCAACCTGCCGCTCGGGCTGGCCGGATTCACCTTCACGGTCACGCTGTTGAGCGTCGGGCTCGCCCTCGCCGTGACGGTGGTCGGTCTGCCGCTGCTGGCCGCGGGCCTGGCCGGCTGCCGCCTGTTCGGCCAGTTCGCCCGCCGGCGCTGCGCGCTGGCGCTGGATCTGGAGATGACCGAGGCACCGCCGGTCCGGGCCACCCGTCCGGGTATCGCCGGCCGGGTCTCGGCCGCCCTGACGGACGCGCTGGGCTGGCGCTCGGCGCTCTACGCGGTGCTGCTGCTGCCCTGGGGGATCATCAGTTTCACCCTCACCGTGGTGCTGGTCCTGGTCGGCTGGCCCCTGCTGCCGTGGGCGGCCCGCTTCCTCTCCGCCGTGGACCGGATCCTGGTGGACAGCCTGCTCAGCCCGAACCCGCTCTCCGCGCGGGTCCGCGAACTGGAGGACGACCGGGGCGCGGTGGTCGACACCGCCGCCGCCGACCTGCGCCGGATCGAGCGCGATCTGCACGACGGCGCCCAGGCCCGGCTGGTGGCGCTGGCGATGGACCTCGGCCTGGCCAAGGAGAAGCTCACCGAAGACCCCGAGGCGGCCGCCGAGATGGTCGGCGCCGCGCACGGCGAGGTGAAGCTCGCCCTGCAGGAGCTGCGCGACCTGGCCCGGGGCATCCACCCGGCGGTCCTGACGGACCGTGGGCTGGACGCCGCCCTCTCCGCGATCGCCGCCCGCTGCACCGTCCCCGAGGGCGTCACCGTCCACGTCGACCTGCCGGGCCGGCCGGACTCGGCGGTGGAGGGCATCGCCTACTTCACCGTCAGCGAGCTGCTCACCAACATCTCCAAGCACGCCGGCGCCCGGTCCGCCTCGGTCGAGGTCTGGCAGGCCGCCGACCGCCTGATGCTCCTGGTCAAGGACGACGGCAAGGGCGGCGCCGCCTCCTACCCCGGCAGCGGCCTGGCCGGCCTGACCGAACGGATCGGCGCGGTGGACGGCCTGCTGCTGGTCGACAGCCCCGCCGGCGGCCCGACCGCCGTCACCGTCGAACTCCCCTGGCGGACCAGGGTGTCGCGCTGA
- a CDS encoding NADH-quinone oxidoreductase subunit 5 family protein, producing the protein MNLALPVLVPVLPALGAAATLATGRRAPGLTRPLAILPVAASAVLAVLVALQLGTGQSLDAATRLAPTGGPELSLALHLDGFSSLISILVGLVATCVQVYSTAYLKDDPRYPSYAALVSLFTAAMFLVVYSGDLVVLLVGWEVMGICSYFLIGHHWETADARSASLKAFLVTKLGDVPFLIGIFLLGADAGTFRIEGVLKAATDGQLSHPTLTALLLLAGVAGKSAQFPLHTWLPDAMAGPTPVSALIHAATMVAAGIYLVARLLPVFLASGAALLVLSVMAAVTMVGSALCALAQDDLKRVLAYSTVGQLGYMAGALAAGDRQAAVFHLVSHGAFKALLFLAAGVIIHAAHTNSLSAMARMPELRKKVPDAYWTTGIALIALIGLPPFSGFFSKEAVLTAAEHAATGEALTNGLGPASAVPATAGWIVLIAAGLTALLTAAYAARLWLLAFHSAPVALTAAADAPYSAEIDEADPAHAEPHAMRWPLWVLAIPTMGFGVLGLRSDWLPALLDGGSLRPSTVTAVIGTGCALAGVLIGYGAWRSVTARAAAAAQRVPEQAGPPAAETLTPAALPKPLADPGRLLLGPLFGPALHGFHVDRLYSALFVRPTLAAARLVRFLDREVVETYVRGTGTGANLLGWAVRRSQTGNAQTYLSVLLGAVVVLTVLVAVGS; encoded by the coding sequence ATGAACCTCGCCCTCCCCGTCCTGGTCCCGGTGCTGCCCGCACTCGGCGCCGCCGCCACGCTGGCCACCGGCCGGCGCGCCCCGGGCCTGACCCGGCCGCTGGCGATCCTGCCGGTCGCCGCCTCCGCCGTGCTCGCGGTGCTGGTCGCGCTCCAGCTCGGCACCGGCCAGAGCCTGGACGCCGCCACCCGGCTGGCCCCGACCGGCGGCCCCGAGCTCTCGCTCGCCCTGCACCTGGACGGCTTCAGCTCGCTGATCTCGATCCTGGTCGGCCTGGTCGCCACCTGCGTGCAGGTGTACTCGACCGCCTACCTCAAGGACGACCCGCGCTACCCCTCGTACGCGGCACTGGTCTCGCTCTTCACGGCGGCGATGTTCCTGGTCGTCTACTCGGGCGACCTGGTGGTGCTGCTGGTCGGCTGGGAGGTGATGGGCATCTGCTCGTACTTCCTGATCGGCCATCACTGGGAGACCGCCGACGCCCGCTCCGCCTCGCTCAAGGCCTTCCTGGTCACCAAGCTCGGCGACGTGCCGTTCCTGATCGGCATCTTCCTGCTCGGCGCGGACGCGGGCACGTTCCGGATCGAGGGTGTGCTGAAGGCCGCCACCGACGGGCAGCTCTCGCACCCGACGCTGACCGCGCTGCTGCTGCTCGCCGGTGTCGCGGGCAAGAGCGCCCAGTTCCCGCTGCACACCTGGCTGCCCGACGCGATGGCCGGCCCGACGCCGGTCTCCGCGCTGATCCACGCCGCCACCATGGTCGCCGCCGGCATCTACCTGGTGGCCCGGCTGCTGCCGGTCTTCCTGGCCTCCGGCGCCGCGCTGCTGGTGCTGTCGGTGATGGCGGCCGTCACCATGGTCGGGTCCGCCCTCTGCGCGCTGGCCCAGGACGACCTCAAGCGGGTGCTGGCGTACTCGACGGTCGGTCAGCTCGGCTACATGGCGGGTGCGCTGGCCGCCGGTGACCGGCAGGCCGCGGTCTTCCACCTGGTCAGCCACGGTGCCTTCAAGGCGCTGCTGTTCCTGGCCGCCGGTGTGATCATCCACGCCGCGCACACCAACTCGCTGAGCGCGATGGCCCGGATGCCCGAGCTGCGCAAGAAGGTGCCGGACGCCTACTGGACGACCGGCATCGCGCTGATCGCGCTGATCGGCCTGCCGCCGTTCTCGGGCTTCTTCAGCAAGGAGGCGGTGCTCACCGCCGCCGAGCACGCCGCCACCGGCGAGGCGCTGACCAACGGCCTCGGCCCGGCCTCCGCCGTGCCGGCCACGGCTGGCTGGATCGTGCTGATCGCCGCCGGGCTGACCGCGCTGCTCACCGCCGCGTACGCCGCCCGGCTCTGGCTGCTGGCCTTCCACAGCGCGCCGGTCGCGCTGACCGCCGCCGCCGACGCCCCGTACTCCGCCGAGATCGACGAGGCCGACCCGGCGCACGCCGAGCCGCACGCGATGCGCTGGCCGCTCTGGGTGCTGGCGATCCCGACCATGGGCTTCGGCGTCCTCGGCCTGCGCTCCGACTGGCTGCCCGCGCTGCTGGACGGCGGCTCGCTCCGCCCGTCCACGGTGACCGCCGTGATCGGCACCGGCTGCGCCCTGGCCGGCGTCCTGATCGGGTACGGCGCCTGGCGCTCCGTCACCGCCCGGGCCGCCGCCGCCGCGCAGCGGGTACCGGAGCAGGCGGGCCCGCCCGCCGCCGAGACGCTCACCCCGGCCGCCCTGCCCAAGCCGTTGGCCGACCCAGGACGGCTGCTGCTCGGGCCGCTGTTCGGCCCGGCGCTGCACGGCTTCCACGTGGACCGGCTGTACAGCGCGCTGTTCGTCCGCCCGACCCTGGCCGCCGCGCGGCTGGTCCGCTTCCTGGACCGCGAGGTCGTCGAGACCTACGTCCGGGGCACCGGCACCGGTGCCAACCTGCTCGGCTGGGCGGTCCGCCGGAGCCAGACCGGCAACGCCCAGACCTACCTGAGCGTGCTGCTCGGCGCCGTCGTGGTGCTCACCGTGCTGGTGGCGGTCGGCTCATGA
- a CDS encoding S1C family serine protease translates to MPAGPRPTGPRLLFSGAALVLAAALVTGCSSSGGSSSSSPGASGSPSAPAPSSGNQLQDDYQKVIANVLPSVVQITTATGLGSGIVYDTKGNIVTNAHVVGSAKTFTVTLANSSKALEATLVASYPESDLAVVKLNSPPSGLKPATFGDSGKVEVGQITLAMGSPLGLSSSVTQGIVSATGRTVSEPKGGDSPGATIGNMVQTSAAINPGNSGGALVNLSSQVIGINTLAATDPDMNGSAAPGIGFAIPAATITNIADQLIKDGKVGNSGRAALGISARTYFNADFQPSGAVVVSVTAGGPAASAGIQPGDVITKVGDTTVTTLNGLTTALAALQPGAKVTVTYQRDGATKTAEVTLGSL, encoded by the coding sequence ATCCCGGCGGGGCCCCGCCCGACCGGTCCCCGCCTGCTGTTCTCCGGGGCGGCCCTGGTGCTGGCCGCCGCCCTGGTCACCGGCTGCAGCAGCAGTGGCGGCTCCTCCTCTTCCTCGCCCGGTGCCTCCGGCAGTCCCTCCGCGCCGGCGCCGTCCAGTGGGAACCAGCTCCAGGACGACTACCAGAAGGTGATCGCCAACGTGCTGCCCTCGGTGGTGCAGATCACCACCGCCACCGGTCTCGGCTCGGGCATCGTCTACGACACCAAGGGCAACATCGTCACCAACGCCCACGTGGTCGGCAGCGCCAAGACCTTCACCGTCACGCTGGCCAACAGCAGCAAGGCCCTGGAGGCCACCCTGGTCGCCAGCTACCCCGAGTCCGACCTCGCGGTGGTCAAGCTGAACAGCCCGCCCAGCGGACTCAAGCCGGCCACCTTCGGTGACTCCGGCAAGGTCGAGGTCGGCCAGATCACGCTGGCCATGGGCAGCCCGCTCGGTCTCTCCTCCAGCGTCACCCAGGGCATCGTCTCGGCCACCGGCCGGACCGTCTCCGAGCCCAAGGGCGGCGACTCGCCGGGCGCCACCATCGGCAACATGGTGCAGACCTCGGCCGCGATCAACCCGGGCAACAGCGGTGGCGCGCTGGTCAACCTCTCCAGCCAGGTGATCGGCATCAACACCCTGGCCGCCACCGACCCGGACATGAACGGCAGCGCCGCCCCCGGCATCGGCTTCGCCATCCCGGCCGCCACCATCACCAACATCGCGGACCAGCTGATCAAGGACGGCAAGGTCGGCAACTCCGGCCGGGCCGCGCTCGGCATCTCCGCCCGTACCTACTTCAACGCCGACTTCCAGCCGTCCGGCGCGGTGGTCGTGTCGGTCACCGCGGGCGGCCCCGCCGCCAGTGCCGGGATCCAGCCCGGCGACGTGATCACCAAGGTCGGCGACACCACCGTCACCACCCTGAACGGCCTGACCACCGCCCTGGCCGCACTACAGCCCGGCGCCAAGGTCACCGTGACCTATCAGCGCGACGGCGCCACCAAGACGGCCGAGGTCACGCTCGGCAGTCTCTGA
- the nuoH gene encoding NADH-quinone oxidoreductase subunit NuoH codes for MSFLEMLLRCVAVLVVFLVFPLVIGQTEHKVMAHMQGRLGPMYAGGFHGWAQLVADGVKFVQKEDIVPAEADRRVFQLAPAVALLPYLVVLLAIPVGPGGFVGQAIDAGIFFVLAVMGIGVLGSLMAGWASANKFSLLGGLRTAAQLMAYELPMLLAAASVAMAAGTLSLPGILEQFEWWWVPWQIVGAFVFFVAGLAELQRPPFDMPVADSEIIFGAYTEYTGIRFAFFLLSEYAGILVISALTTVLFLGGWHGPLPDQLGWLWTVLKTFALALVVIWLRVTFPRLREDQLMRFAWTTLIPLALAQLALTGIVKVAIA; via the coding sequence ATGAGCTTCCTCGAAATGCTGCTGCGCTGCGTCGCGGTGCTGGTGGTCTTCCTGGTGTTCCCGCTGGTGATCGGTCAGACCGAGCACAAGGTGATGGCGCACATGCAGGGCCGGCTCGGCCCGATGTACGCGGGCGGCTTCCACGGCTGGGCCCAACTGGTGGCCGACGGCGTGAAGTTCGTCCAGAAGGAGGACATCGTCCCGGCCGAGGCCGACCGCCGGGTCTTCCAGCTGGCGCCCGCCGTCGCGCTGCTGCCGTACCTGGTGGTGCTGCTGGCGATCCCGGTCGGGCCCGGCGGCTTCGTCGGGCAGGCGATCGACGCGGGGATCTTCTTCGTGCTCGCCGTGATGGGCATCGGGGTGCTCGGTTCGCTGATGGCGGGCTGGGCCTCGGCCAACAAGTTCTCGCTGCTCGGCGGTCTGCGCACGGCCGCCCAGCTGATGGCGTACGAGCTGCCGATGCTGCTGGCCGCCGCCTCGGTGGCGATGGCGGCCGGCACCCTCTCGCTGCCCGGCATCCTGGAGCAGTTCGAGTGGTGGTGGGTGCCGTGGCAGATCGTCGGCGCCTTCGTGTTCTTCGTGGCCGGCCTGGCCGAGCTGCAGCGCCCGCCGTTCGACATGCCGGTGGCCGACTCCGAGATCATCTTCGGCGCGTACACCGAGTACACCGGCATCCGGTTCGCGTTCTTCCTGCTCTCCGAGTACGCGGGCATCCTGGTGATCTCCGCGCTCACCACGGTGCTGTTCCTGGGCGGCTGGCACGGTCCGCTGCCGGACCAGCTCGGCTGGCTCTGGACGGTCCTGAAGACCTTCGCCCTCGCCCTGGTGGTGATCTGGCTCCGGGTCACCTTCCCCCGCCTGCGCGAGGACCAGCTGATGCGGTTCGCCTGGACCACGCTGATCCCGCTCGCTCTGGCGCAGCTCGCGCTGACCGGCATCGTGAAGGTGGCGATCGCATGA
- a CDS encoding NADH-quinone oxidoreductase subunit B: MDVTHSHGAGGPILLGIPDPATPGAVEPARLGPLARLAPDPVKVVLNWGRRYSLWCFNFGLACCAIEFIAASMAKHDFIRMGVIPFAPGPRQADLMIVSGTVTDKMAPAVKRLYEQMPEPKYVISFGACANSGGPYWDSYSVTKGVDQIIPVDVYVPGCPPRPEALLQGILKLQEKIAAESLPQRYAAPAAALRRPLVAGPEAEQK; this comes from the coding sequence ATGGACGTGACGCACTCGCACGGTGCCGGGGGCCCGATCCTGCTGGGCATCCCCGACCCGGCCACCCCCGGCGCGGTGGAGCCCGCCCGGCTCGGCCCGCTGGCCCGGCTGGCGCCGGACCCGGTCAAGGTGGTGCTCAACTGGGGCCGCCGGTACAGCCTCTGGTGCTTCAACTTCGGGCTGGCCTGCTGCGCGATCGAGTTCATCGCCGCCTCGATGGCCAAGCACGACTTCATCCGGATGGGTGTGATCCCGTTCGCGCCCGGCCCCCGGCAGGCCGACCTGATGATCGTCTCGGGCACCGTGACGGACAAGATGGCGCCCGCCGTGAAGCGGCTGTACGAGCAGATGCCCGAGCCCAAGTACGTCATCTCGTTCGGCGCCTGCGCCAACTCCGGTGGCCCGTACTGGGATTCGTACTCCGTCACGAAGGGCGTCGACCAGATCATCCCGGTCGACGTCTACGTGCCCGGCTGCCCGCCGCGCCCCGAGGCGCTGCTGCAGGGCATCCTCAAGCTGCAGGAGAAGATCGCGGCCGAGTCGCTGCCGCAGCGGTACGCGGCGCCCGCCGCCGCACTGCGCAGACCGCTGGTGGCCGGGCCGGAGGCAGAGCAGAAGTGA
- a CDS encoding NADH-quinone oxidoreductase subunit C, whose translation MTDPQTPADATPADELITAAEAAVAAIGDWAIATEAYQLLTVDVPAEHWIEALTAARDTLGLSYFDWLSAVDELADGFSVAAHLADAGAGPVRHLLLRTKVARNAAALPTAVGLYAGAGWHERETAEMFGIDFTGHPHLITLLLPDGFEGHPLRKEFVLAARVAKAWPGAKEPGESEGDGPARRKMQPAGVPDPNEWGPLKGTLPPIAERPARAARTPRAAAGAAAGAAAAPAAEGAEGAPAPRPRRTRSISDGSVSQSESAPAPERPRPARTQSTDAPWHNPVPATADEPSAPAAPPAPPVSGGPGAPAVPPTATEPEPKDGDSA comes from the coding sequence GTGACCGACCCGCAGACACCCGCCGACGCCACCCCCGCCGACGAGTTGATCACGGCCGCCGAGGCCGCCGTCGCCGCGATCGGTGACTGGGCCATCGCCACCGAGGCGTACCAGCTGCTCACCGTGGACGTGCCCGCCGAGCACTGGATCGAGGCGCTCACCGCCGCCCGGGACACCCTCGGCCTCAGCTACTTCGACTGGCTGAGCGCCGTCGACGAGCTGGCCGACGGCTTCTCGGTCGCCGCGCACCTGGCCGACGCGGGCGCAGGCCCCGTGCGCCACCTGCTGCTGCGCACCAAGGTGGCCAGGAACGCCGCCGCGCTGCCCACCGCCGTCGGCCTGTACGCCGGGGCCGGCTGGCACGAGCGGGAGACCGCCGAGATGTTCGGCATCGACTTCACCGGCCACCCGCACCTGATCACCCTGCTGCTGCCGGACGGCTTCGAGGGCCACCCGCTGCGCAAGGAGTTCGTGCTCGCGGCCCGGGTCGCCAAGGCCTGGCCCGGCGCCAAGGAGCCCGGCGAGAGCGAGGGCGACGGCCCGGCCCGCCGCAAGATGCAGCCGGCCGGTGTGCCCGACCCGAACGAGTGGGGTCCGCTCAAGGGCACCCTGCCGCCGATCGCCGAGCGCCCGGCCCGCGCCGCCCGTACGCCGCGTGCGGCTGCTGGTGCCGCCGCCGGTGCCGCCGCCGCTCCTGCGGCCGAGGGGGCGGAGGGCGCGCCCGCGCCCCGGCCGCGCCGGACCCGCAGCATCAGCGACGGCTCGGTCAGCCAGAGCGAATCCGCTCCGGCGCCCGAGCGCCCGCGCCCGGCGCGCACCCAGTCCACGGACGCCCCCTGGCACAACCCGGTCCCGGCCACCGCTGACGAACCGTCGGCTCCGGCCGCCCCGCCCGCTCCGCCGGTGAGTGGCGGCCCGGGCGCCCCGGCGGTACCGCCGACCGCCACCGAGCCCGAGCCGAAGGACGGAGACAGCGCATGA
- a CDS encoding NADH-quinone oxidoreductase subunit A, translating into MEGQLAAADPAVGGGYFDAYAAVGLLAVVGVVFIAVSFTANRLLRPVVDSPEKRLAYECGVDPVGEGWAHTQIRYYVYAFLYVIFAVDAIYLFPWATVFAAAGFGAATLVEMFVFIGFLAVGLLYAWKKGVLEWT; encoded by the coding sequence ATGGAGGGGCAGTTGGCCGCTGCCGACCCTGCCGTGGGTGGTGGCTACTTCGACGCGTACGCGGCGGTGGGCCTGCTCGCGGTCGTCGGCGTGGTGTTCATCGCGGTGTCCTTCACCGCCAACCGCCTGCTCCGGCCGGTGGTCGACTCGCCGGAGAAGCGGCTCGCCTACGAGTGCGGCGTGGACCCGGTCGGTGAGGGCTGGGCGCACACCCAGATCCGCTACTACGTCTACGCCTTCCTCTATGTGATCTTCGCGGTCGACGCGATCTACCTCTTCCCGTGGGCGACCGTGTTCGCCGCCGCCGGGTTCGGGGCGGCCACGCTGGTGGAGATGTTCGTCTTCATCGGCTTCCTCGCGGTCGGGCTGCTCTACGCCTGGAAGAAGGGCGTTCTGGAATGGACGTGA
- the nuoK gene encoding NADH-quinone oxidoreductase subunit NuoK — protein sequence MHLAYPAVLAALLFAIGVYGVLARRNTVLVLMSVELMLNAVNLNLVAFDVWLRDALHGGQALTLFTITLAAAEIGLGLAIVLLVFRTRRTADIDRLTALGDPAEDDATSDDTSAEAVA from the coding sequence ATGCATCTCGCCTACCCCGCCGTCCTGGCCGCCCTGCTCTTCGCGATCGGCGTCTACGGCGTGCTCGCCCGGCGCAACACGGTGCTGGTGCTGATGTCCGTCGAGCTGATGCTCAACGCCGTCAACCTCAACCTGGTCGCCTTCGACGTCTGGCTGCGCGACGCGCTGCACGGCGGCCAGGCGCTCACGCTCTTCACCATCACGCTGGCCGCCGCCGAGATCGGCCTCGGCCTGGCCATCGTGCTGCTGGTCTTCCGCACCCGCCGCACCGCCGACATCGACCGGCTCACCGCGCTCGGCGACCCGGCGGAAGACGACGCCACGTCGGACGACACGTCAGCAGAGGCCGTCGCATGA
- a CDS encoding NADH-quinone oxidoreductase subunit J family protein has product MLAAAGPLEPAARSFLSPTGVEIVFLLVGVAVLGAALLTVTTRQLVHAALWLVVALGGLAVEFLLLTAEFIAWVQVLIYLGSVVVLVLFGLMLTKAPIGRSPDADSGNRWAALAVGLAAAATLVTLVVDAFRTSWIDLGAGAGSTRATGEYLFRHWVLPFEALSVLLLAALVGAIVLSRRDGENKPKPRPGKLRAGKPVGTTRER; this is encoded by the coding sequence CTGCTGGCCGCCGCCGGTCCGCTGGAACCGGCCGCCCGTTCCTTCCTCTCCCCGACCGGGGTGGAGATCGTCTTCCTGCTGGTCGGCGTCGCCGTGCTGGGCGCCGCCCTGCTCACCGTGACCACCCGTCAGCTGGTGCACGCCGCGCTCTGGCTGGTGGTCGCGCTCGGCGGCCTGGCGGTGGAGTTCCTGCTGCTCACCGCCGAGTTCATCGCCTGGGTGCAGGTGCTGATCTACCTCGGCTCGGTGGTCGTGCTGGTGCTGTTCGGCCTGATGCTCACCAAGGCCCCGATCGGCCGCTCCCCGGACGCCGACTCCGGCAACCGGTGGGCCGCGCTGGCGGTCGGCCTGGCCGCCGCCGCCACCCTGGTGACCCTGGTGGTGGACGCCTTCCGCACCTCCTGGATCGACCTCGGCGCGGGCGCCGGCAGCACCAGGGCCACCGGCGAGTACCTGTTCCGGCACTGGGTGCTGCCCTTCGAGGCGCTCTCCGTGCTGCTGCTGGCCGCGCTGGTCGGCGCGATCGTGCTGTCCCGCCGGGACGGCGAGAACAAGCCGAAGCCCCGCCCCGGCAAGCTCCGCGCGGGCAAGCCCGTCGGCACCACCCGGGAGCGCTGA
- the galE gene encoding UDP-glucose 4-epimerase GalE, translating to MTWLITGGAGYIGGHTVHQLAEAGRPVVVLDDLSSGSPDRLPDGVPLVVGSTLDRALLDRTVREHGITGVVHIAAKKQVGESVAEPLLYYRENLTGLQTVLAAAVAGGVRNVVFSSSAAVYGMPDVDLVTESTPCAPINPYGETKLAGEWLVNSVGRAHGLSTVSLRYFNVAGTSSPRLADDGVSNLVPMAFQRLTDGQAPLIFGDDYDTPDGTCVRDYIHVADIAAAHVAAVHRLDTATEPLSLTLNIGRGEGVSVAEMLAVIARVTGNPTAPEVTPRRPGDPARVVAAADLIHHELDWKARYDIDAMVTSAWNAWQLR from the coding sequence ATGACCTGGTTGATCACCGGCGGAGCCGGCTACATCGGCGGACACACCGTGCACCAGCTGGCCGAGGCGGGCCGGCCGGTGGTCGTCCTCGACGACCTCAGCAGCGGCTCGCCCGACCGGCTCCCGGACGGCGTCCCGCTGGTCGTCGGCTCCACCCTGGACCGGGCCCTGCTCGACCGCACCGTCCGCGAGCACGGGATCACCGGCGTGGTGCACATCGCCGCCAAGAAGCAGGTCGGCGAGTCGGTCGCCGAACCCCTGCTCTACTACCGGGAGAACCTCACCGGCCTGCAGACCGTCCTCGCCGCCGCCGTCGCGGGCGGGGTCCGGAACGTGGTCTTCTCCTCCTCCGCCGCGGTCTACGGCATGCCGGACGTCGATCTGGTCACCGAGTCAACCCCCTGCGCCCCGATCAACCCGTACGGCGAGACCAAACTCGCGGGCGAATGGCTGGTCAACTCCGTCGGCCGGGCGCACGGCCTCTCCACCGTCTCGCTCCGCTACTTCAACGTGGCCGGCACCTCGTCACCCCGCCTGGCCGACGACGGCGTCTCCAACCTGGTCCCGATGGCCTTCCAGCGCCTGACCGACGGTCAGGCCCCGCTGATCTTCGGCGACGACTACGACACCCCCGACGGCACCTGCGTCCGCGACTACATCCACGTCGCCGACATCGCCGCCGCCCACGTCGCCGCCGTCCACCGCCTGGACACCGCCACCGAACCGCTCTCGCTCACCCTCAACATCGGCCGCGGCGAAGGCGTCTCGGTCGCCGAGATGCTCGCCGTCATCGCCCGCGTCACCGGCAACCCCACCGCACCCGAGGTGACCCCCCGCCGCCCCGGCGACCCCGCCCGCGTGGTGGCTGCCGCCGACCTGATCCACCACGAGCTCGACTGGAAAGCCCGGTACGACATCGACGCCATGGTCACCTCCGCCTGGAACGCCTGGCAGCTGCGCTGA